The genome window TACAATGTTAGGTGGAATATTAAAAGGAACTTGAAGGGAGAAACGTATGGAAAAAAGTATCTCAGAAATGATAGATACAGATTGGCTTCGTAACTTATCAAAAAACTATCCTCACTCTGAAAAAGGAATCGTTAAACACTGGTCTTGTAATTCAATCGGCGCTGTTGATAAGAATCTTGTGACAGGAGGGGTCTATCGGATATCTGGAACAACCGAAATGGATAGTAGGGCGCAGCAATCTTGGTCATTTATTCTGAAAGTAGTTAATCCTGCGTGAAGACCCAGCCAGCTCATTATAATTAATGGCGAGGGACAAGAACATATTCCCATTGAAGTCGCTATTTTAGCGGCTTTTTTTATTTTATCGGTACAAGTTCTTGTCCCAAGTCAAGGACAAGAACTTGTACCGATTGCCGGAATGGACAAGAACATAGTCCGATTGCTGATTAGGTAAATATCTAAACATTAAGCATATCACTTAAGACCTCATTTATCTTAAAAATAAGAATTTAGTTGTGAAAGACATGGAGAAGTAAATAATCCCCCACCTAAGCAATGGCTTTGAGGTGGGGGATTATTTACTTCTCTATTCTAGGGGGTATATGGGCTGAGAATCGTACACTTTGTTCCAAATTATTCATCGTGTACGTAATAGAAAGTGCTGCGAAAATTTGCTTTACAATAAATAATCCTAAGCCACTTCCACCCGTATTCCGATTTCTTGATTTTTCAACTCGATAAAAGGGTTGAAAAATTTGTTGAATATCCTGTTCGTTAATTTGTACACCTGAATTAATAACTTGAAATTGAATGTCTGATTGTTGTGAACCCTTTGTGAGTTGGATATATACTTTTTCACCAGATGGAGAACGGGAAATTATTTTTGCCGAAGATCGAATTAAATATGACCTCGAACCAATCCATTGGCATTATAACGGACCTGAAGCGAAAGCAGCTTTTGATGAATCAATTAGTTGACCATTCCCAATATTACATATTTCGAGCTGGGCAAAATGAGTATATACGTTTAACGGTAAAAGAACTGATCACTTTTCTAATCCAAGTAACAGAGGACCGAGAGTGTCGCTTTGTTGCTGGATTATTTTACATTATAAGAAGAGCGGAAGGTAAAAATCAAGGACTTAAGCTCATCGAAAAAGATGTATGTAACATTACTACGTGTATTTTTTGCACATCAAGCTACTATTGTGTTGGAGAAACCCTATATTTAGGCCGTTGTATGCGTGGGCAGCTTTGTTCTGTGCACTTTACCCTCCGCTGCCGACATGACCCTCGGTTCTACTAATATCAAAAGTAACTTCAACATCTCCGGACCCTAAAGCTTGTGCCAAACCTGCGGAATCTTCAATGCTACCAATTCTTGTATAACTATAAGAGGTATTAAAACTATCATAGAACAAGACGAGAGTTCTTGATCCATACAACATTAAATCTCCTGTATTGATCCGTCCGGGATTACTTGGATTGGTTGTTAATCCACTCGATAAATCAAAGAATTTTTCATTTGACAAATGATCTTTCAGTGTCACTGTCATTGGCAATAAGCTAATAAACTCTCTTGCTGTTTGATTATCTTCTATTGTTGCTTGAAACGTGTGATTATTTACTCTAATGGTTAAATCTGACAAAATACCTTCCTCCTCATTGTTCGATTCTTCTTCTGGTTCAGTTTCTTCATTTTCTATTGGTATCTGAACCTCTGGCTCGTTATCCGGCTCTTCTGAAGCTTCAGGTGTCGGTGCACGGCTGCAAGCAACAAATAATATAAGTCCTAGTGTGGATATCAATACAGTTTTAAGTATTCTAGTCATAAATATCTTCCTGCTAATTTATCTTTAATTATTGACATACAACTAACTCTCCTTGTATTTCGTTCTATTATTAAGCTATTCCACTTGTCAACACAGACAGGTTTGCGGCTAGTCACTCACGGAAAATGTAATTTGTACACTGCCTGAACCAACGGCTTCTGCAAGACCCGTTGTGTCGTTTATGCGTCCGAGCTTTACGTAGCTGTATGAAGTAGAAAATGTCTTGTAGAATAAAACCAGAACGTTATCTCCATAGAGCATCAAATCGCCTTCACGGATTGTGCCTGGATTGACAGACCGGTCTGCACGCAAATTGTCTGATAAATTATAAAACTTTTCATCGCCATTGAGTTCGGACATATCCATTGTTAATGGAAGTTGGGCAGTAAATGCCCTCGCTGTGTCGTTATTCTCAAGGGTTGCAGTGAAAGTTGTATTGCCGATTATGATATCCACGTTAATCCTGTCATTCGTCCTGGGTGTTTCAGGAAGCGGCGAAATAGGCTGTTCCGGTTGCATAGGGGACTCTGGATCTGTGGGTTCTACAGGAACAGTAGGTTCGGGCGCTTCTTCTTCCGTTACGGTTTCCATAAATCGCATGAGTATAACTGCAGCTTGGGCACGAGTGGCATAACCACCAGGCGTTAATTTACCGCTGCTGCCCTGCATGATCTGGCTGCCTAATGCCCAATGCATCGCATTTATTGCAAAGGAGCTGACTTGGGTTGCATCGGAATAACCGTCAAATCCCGCAAATGCAGAAGTATTATATCCCTTAAAGTTGGCATAACGATGCAGGATGGTGGCAAACTGCTCACGGGTAATCATGTTGTTTGGCGCAAATATGGCATTGCCGATACCCGTCACAATATGATTGTCAGCCGCCCATGTTACCGCAGCGGGATAATAGCTGTTATCAGGTACATCGGAAAAACCGCCATCGCCAGATACCGGCGGAGTGCCTTCCAAACGATGCAAAATGGTAACCAGCATTGCGCGGGTCATAGGTGTGTCCGGTTCAAAGTTACCTCCGCCTGTACCGGCCATGAGGTTATTCTCTGTCACATAGTCCACGGCAACACGATGCCATGCGTTCTCTGTTATATCGTTGTAGTCTGCCGCGAAAGCAGTAGGGATCATGGATAAAATCAGAACAATTCCCAGTAGCAGACTAATGAAACGCGATGTTTGCTTTTTTCTCATAAAATCATCCCTCTAAATTCGTTTGCATTCTTTTTGATTCTTGAGGCACGTCGATTTTTTTTATGACTTTGGCAGGAACGCCGCCTACAATCGTATTTTCCAACACATCCTTTGTCACGACGGCTCCGGCTGCGATAACGGCATTGTCACCAATGGTTACTCCTTGCAGGACGGTCGCATTCGCGCCGATCCAAACATTTTTCCCAATCATAATTGGGGCAGGATAAGTCGTGCCTCGATCTTCCGGCATGAGACCGTGATTGAGCGTCGCCAACACCACGTTATGTCCAATGAATGTGCCATCGCCAATGATAATACCGCCTTGATCTTGGAAATGACAGCCGGAATTAATGAACACATTTTTGCCAATGATTATGTTCTTACCGCAGTCCGTGTAAAAAGGCGGGAACATACTAAAGGAGTCATCTACTGGTTTGCCGATCAGCTTGGCGATCAAGGCGCGGATTTCTTCCGGTTCGTGATAGGAGCAGTTTAACTCACTCGTAATTCGCATAGCCTCATGACTAAGTCCAACCATATAAGTATGGATTTCTGAACCACCAGGTAGCGGCAATCCGCTATTTACATGATCTAAAAATTCTTTGAGGTTCATTGTGTACACATCCTTTTCTGCTAATCTGTAAACCACCTATAAACGAACTTTATCTTGTTATTTATTCTATCCCCATTTCTTTCAACATAACAAATACTCATATCTTATAACATGATATGCTTGATGAGCATTTCCAAATGGGTACAATAGAAGGGGAGGGATGCAGATGGAAATTAGAGTTTTGCGTTATTTCGTTACGGTCGCAAGGGAAGGAAGCATAACCGGTGCCGCAGATTTTTTACATGTGACACAACCCACGCTTTCCAGACAATTGAAGGATCTTGAACAAGAATTGGGAAAAAAACTGTTTATTCGCAGCAGTCACAGCATCATTCTCACCGATGAAGGCATGCTTTTAAGGAACAGGGCAGAAGAAATCCTAGATATGGTCGACAAACTGGAAGACGAGTTTAAATCAATGGAGGAAACGGTAGGCGGAGATATCTATTTGGGTGGTGGAGAAACAGACGCTATGAAACAGATCGCGCGAGTCGCAAGAGACCTCCAATCACGTTATCCCAATATACGATATCACCTTTACAGCGGAAACGAAGATGATGTGACAGAACGGCTTGACAAAGGATTGTTGGACTTCGGGGTTTTAATTGAACCGGCTAATATATCCAAATACAACTACATCAATATCCCGGCTAAGGATGTGTGGGGCGTTGTGATGAGGAAGGATAGTCCCCTTGCTGTCAAAGACTCAATTCAAGCCTCGGATTTGATTCAAGCTCCATTAATCTGTTCTCGACAAGCGATCAAACAAACTTTTTCCAAAAATGATTTTGCTGATTGGTTCGGTGAGGATTTCAATAAATTAAATGTCGTAACAACCTACAATCTGGCCTATAATGCAGGGGCTATGGTTGAGGGAGGCATTGGTTACGCCATAGCGATTGATAAAATAGTGAATACGTCCAATGAGAGCAAGCTGTGTTTCAGACCGCTGGAGCCACGACTTGAATCCGGCTTGAATATCGTTTGGAAAAAACATCATGTCTTATCGGCAGCAGCCGATAAGTTGCTAAAAGCAATTCAAGAAAAGTTTTGAAAACTGGCGAACAAACCGAAGAAGATGCTTACAGCATTTTCTTCGGTAACACGGAGTATTACAGATTCATAGCAGCCATGTTGCACTACTATGAAAATTCATAGAAATGGGAATCATTATGCTAACCGCCAGGGAAGAAGTTGACGATCGAGTCAAGGCTCTTAATCTGGGGGCCACGATAATGGGATTCCATAATGGTAATGCCACTACACCTGATGACTTACGTGCTGGATAAATGACCTATGTTTGGCTTGCTGAAGGTATCGAAGAAGGTACGGGTATCACAGGAAAATACTTTTTCCAAAGTGAGGAAGATTCAAATGCCTCCGATGTAGAATGACATAAAGTTACCAACCATGAAATCCCTTATAGAATAAGGTTTTTTTATTCTTTGGTAGAGAACTTTGTGTCAATTAATGTACTGTCGCAGGACAAGAACATTGTACCATTCCCCATTAGAATGTTATCTAAACAGTTGCATGATAGGAATTATGTCGATTGAAAAGAGCACATTACCATAAAAAGTCGCTAAAATAGAGGGCGTATGAGCTAAGAACAGATCCCCAAAAAAAACTAATTGTAAAGTAATATCCATTTTTAAAGTTAACGGGCAGTTTAGTTTAATGAACGATGCTAAAATAAAGAAAATATAAGAATAAATTGAGGTAAGAAATTGAAAACAAAGAAAAGTATGAGACAGATATGCCCAAAATGTGGGTACGAGAAATGTGTTCCCAAACTGTATATCGATAATCCAAAATATCCTTCTGGTTCGATTCTGAGATGTAAGCAGTGTAAATCACTTTTTTCGCTTAAAAATGGAGGATGGGTCTTTTGGAAGGAATGGGAATAAGCTAACGAGAACCGTTAGCTCAATCAAATACATAAAAAGCAGCCGATCATATGCGTTTGGCTTCTTTACACCGTGATCCGTGAGAAGTGCAGTATACTAACATGGCGATTTGTGGAGGGACAAGAACATGTTCCCATTGAAGTCGCTATTATAGCGGCTTTTTTGTTTTATCGGTACAACTATGGCAAATTAAACAAAACAAACAAACGTATCATGCATTTCCATCAGTTTAATCGTGAACGAGATACGGCAATAGTTTCACTAATCTTAGGATCAGGGCTTAGATTATCAGAAGTTTCCGGAATCAATCTTGAGGATTTAGATCTGACGAAATCATCAGTAAGAGTAGTCCGAAAAGGGGGAAAAGAGCAATATGTTTACTTTAGCAGCCAAGCATCCCTAGATATTGAGAATTATCTGCAGATAAGGGAAACAAGATATACCCCAGAAAAAAATGAAAGATTTTTGTTTATTGCAGCACCTGTAGGACGCAAAGGTAAAAATAGACGTTTAACACAACGTTCTATAGAAAAACTTGTTGAGAAATATGCAACAGCCTTTGGAAAGCCGGCTTTGACGGTTCATTCTTTGAGGCATTCATTTGCCACACGTTATCATATTGAGAATAATGATGTCCCAAAATTAAAGAATCAATTAGGACATTCTACAATACAAACTACAATGATTTATACTCACTTAACAGATGATCAAATGAGAAGCGCTGTAAATAACATGGATAAATAATCTGGAGGGAGTGACATAAAGTTTCCTACCAGACTGGAAAATTGACACAAAGTTACCCACCAGACTGGAGAATGACACATAAAGTTGCCTACCAAGTACCAAATTTGCTCCGTTAATTAAAGACAAAGGGCATAAATGCAGAACTTTGTGTCAATGTACAGTACAACATTGTCGAGGGACAAGAACATGTTCCCATTGTAGTCGCTAATTTAGCGGCTTTTTTATTTTATCGGTACAAGTTCTTGTCCCAAGCCAAGGACAAGAACTTGTACCGATTACCGGAATTGACAAGAACATAGTCCGATTACCGATTAGATGTGAATCATTGATCACATGCACCTAAACAAGAAAATATTCACGATGTTCGTTCTCCATTTTAGAATGAGTCAGCAATTCGTTCTATTCGGCAGTATGTAGAGGTTTATTTAGAAATCTTGATCAGTAAAAATAAATGACATTTAAGGTTTAGCTGCCACAATGAATAGAAGCCTTTCACTCGTGAGTTATTAGTGAAAAGCTTCTCGTGCTGCCCCCATGGTCGACCGTCTCCATCATTAAACTGGAAACAAGATGAAGGAGCCTGTTTCATAAGTAATTGAGACAGGAGTATACGTTAAAAAATACATAAACCTCTTGTGTCCCAATATGTTAATAAATGTAATAAACAGTGTCCCAATTGCTCATTGAGATAAGGGAAGAGAACTTATATACTCACTAATGAGAAAGCGTTTACATCTAAAAGCTGGTTACCTTCTCAGCTTCCGATGAATGTTTTCAACTTAATTAAGGGAGGCTAAAGCATTTGATACGTACACTATTTTCTAAAGGGAAACTGCTGCTATTGGCAGCAGCAGTTGTCAGCTCCACACTTCTCTCTTCGTCGCAGGTATCAGCATCTACTGCTTACACTGGTATGCGCAATATCTCATCTCAACAAATCGTAAATGAAATGAAGGTAGGTTGGAATTTAGGGAACACGCTGGATGCTACAGGTGGAGAGACGAATTGGGGCAATCCATTAACAACGAAGAGCATGATCGACAAGATTAAGGAAGCCGGATTCAATACGGTACGTATTCCAATCACCTGGGACGGTCACATGGGTGGAAGTCCGAATTATATTATTGATTCGAATTTTATGGACAGGGTGGAGCAAGTCGTTAATTATGCACTGGATAACAATATGTACGTTATTATTAATCTGCATCATGAAAATGCTTGGATTAAGCCATTTTATGCGAATGAGGCTCAAACTACTGCACAATTGACAAAAGTTTGGACTCAGATTGCGAACCGTTTCAAGGCCTATGGAGATTATGTTGTTTTTGAAACTATGAACGAACCGAGACCAGTAGGTACACCTTCTGAATGGACTGGGGGGACTGCTGAAAACCGCGATGTCGTGAATAAATTCAATCTGGCTGCAGTCAATGCAATCAGAAGTACAGGCGGAAACAATACGAGTCGTCATATCATGATTCCGACTATTGCAGCATCAGCGAGTTCTATAGCCTTGGATAATTTGGTCTTCCCTAACAATGACAGTCGGATAATCGTATCCGTTCATATGTATTCCCCGTATTTATTTGCTATGGACAATGCGGCTACTTCCTCCTGGGGAACCGCACAAGATAAAGCGGCTCTTGATGCAGAGTTCGATGCAGTGTACAACAAGTTCGTTAAGAATGGTAGAGCTGTCGTTATTGGTGAGATGGGAACGATCAATAAGAACAATACTTCCGTTAGAGCATCACACGCTGCATATTTTGCTCAATCCGCAAGAGCCAGAAGCATGACTCCCATTTGGTGGGACAACAATGCTACAACGGCTTGGCAATCCGATACCTATGGTTTATTTAATAGAAGCGCCTTGAGCTGGTATTTCCCCGAAATTGCACAAGCATTTGTTAACGGTGCTGGAGGAGTACCTGGTGGAAATTCAACAATTCTCTTTAATTTTACGTCGAGTAGTGAGGGATGGACCGGGGCTAATTTAGCAGGTGGACCTTGGATGGTTAATGAATGGAGCAGCAATGGTAGTAGTTCCCTTAAGGCGGATGTTAACTTATCGGGAGCAGCTCAATATTCTTTGTTTAGTTCAACAGGTCAGAACCTAAGTGGAAAGTCACAACTGAAAGCTGTAGTCCGTCATGCTACATGGGGAAACCAAGGAACAGGGATGAATGCTAAAATTTATATCAAAACAGGAAGTTCATATACCTGGAATGATGGAGGTAGTGTCCAAATAAACTCAAGTACTTCGGGTACTGTATTGACACTGAACCTATCTGGTATAACTAATCTACATGATGTAAGAGAAATTGGGATTCAATTTATTACAGGAGCAAATGCATCAGGAGCTTCATCTATCTATGTAGATTATGTAAATGTTCAATGAAATTGAAAATACAGGAATAGTTAACCGAAATCCAAACGAATCCCAACGTTATCTTTTCTGAAATGAAACTAATACATTTTATATGACGAAGGAGGAAGAAGATGAAGACAAGAAGAGCACGGAAGTGGACGATGATCTGCACACTTGCATTGTCACTTATAGTACCTTTTGTTGGAGGTACTCCTGCAGACGCAGCAAACGGGTTTTATGTCAGTGGATCGACTCTTAAGGATGCTAACGGCAACAATTTTGTAATGAGAGGAGTAAACAATCCCCATGCCTGGTTTGATACCCAAGCCTATACCGCTCTCACTACAATTAACAACAATAAAGCGAACACCGTTCGAATTGTGTGGTCTCTAAGTGGGAGTGCATCCCGTCTTCAACAAATCGTTGATCGCTGTAAAGAATTGGGCTTGGTAGCCATGATAGAGTTGCATGATGCAACAGGTTCTGATGATGCCACAAAATTAAATCAACTTGCTCAATATTTTACACGAAGTGATATTAAACCGATCTTGACCAATAATGAAAAGTATGTACTCGTCAATATTGCTAACGAGTGGGGGAGCGCTAACCTGTCTGATACAGGTTGGAGAGATGCCTACAAGACAGCTATCAGTACAATTAGAAATGCTGGAATTCATAATACCATTGTTGTAGATGCCTCGGGTTGGGGGCAGAATTCTTCACCAATCAAAACTCAAGGGAAGGCTCTACTAAATCACGATCCGGATCATAATATTTTATTTTCAATTCACATGTATGGTTCATGGAATGATGCATCTCGTATCGGAAATGAACTCCAAGCCATTAAAAACCTTGGTCTTGCCGTTATTGTCGGAGAATTTGGATACAACTATAATAATGGGAATAATAACCTAGGAAGCCAAGTCAATACACAGGAAGTCCTTAATCAGGCTCAGGCAAAGGAGATTGGATATCTGGCTTGGTCCTGGACTGGGAATGACACTGCAAACTCATGGCTTGATCTTGTTTCAAGTAGTGATTGGCAAACATTTACTCCATGGGG of Paenibacillus sp. FSL R5-0517 contains these proteins:
- a CDS encoding cyclophilin-like fold protein — its product is MTRILKTVLISTLGLILFVACSRAPTPEASEEPDNEPEVQIPIENEETEPEEESNNEEEGILSDLTIRVNNHTFQATIEDNQTAREFISLLPMTVTLKDHLSNEKFFDLSSGLTTNPSNPGRINTGDLMLYGSRTLVLFYDSFNTSYSYTRIGSIEDSAGLAQALGSGDVEVTFDISRTEGHVGSGG
- a CDS encoding cyclophilin-like fold protein; the protein is MRKKQTSRFISLLLGIVLILSMIPTAFAADYNDITENAWHRVAVDYVTENNLMAGTGGGNFEPDTPMTRAMLVTILHRLEGTPPVSGDGGFSDVPDNSYYPAAVTWAADNHIVTGIGNAIFAPNNMITREQFATILHRYANFKGYNTSAFAGFDGYSDATQVSSFAINAMHWALGSQIMQGSSGKLTPGGYATRAQAAVILMRFMETVTEEEAPEPTVPVEPTDPESPMQPEQPISPLPETPRTNDRINVDIIIGNTTFTATLENNDTARAFTAQLPLTMDMSELNGDEKFYNLSDNLRADRSVNPGTIREGDLMLYGDNVLVLFYKTFSTSYSYVKLGRINDTTGLAEAVGSGSVQITFSVSD
- a CDS encoding sugar O-acetyltransferase translates to MNLKEFLDHVNSGLPLPGGSEIHTYMVGLSHEAMRITSELNCSYHEPEEIRALIAKLIGKPVDDSFSMFPPFYTDCGKNIIIGKNVFINSGCHFQDQGGIIIGDGTFIGHNVVLATLNHGLMPEDRGTTYPAPIMIGKNVWIGANATVLQGVTIGDNAVIAAGAVVTKDVLENTIVGGVPAKVIKKIDVPQESKRMQTNLEG
- a CDS encoding LysR family transcriptional regulator, with amino-acid sequence MEIRVLRYFVTVAREGSITGAADFLHVTQPTLSRQLKDLEQELGKKLFIRSSHSIILTDEGMLLRNRAEEILDMVDKLEDEFKSMEETVGGDIYLGGGETDAMKQIARVARDLQSRYPNIRYHLYSGNEDDVTERLDKGLLDFGVLIEPANISKYNYINIPAKDVWGVVMRKDSPLAVKDSIQASDLIQAPLICSRQAIKQTFSKNDFADWFGEDFNKLNVVTTYNLAYNAGAMVEGGIGYAIAIDKIVNTSNESKLCFRPLEPRLESGLNIVWKKHHVLSAAADKLLKAIQEKF
- a CDS encoding glycoside hydrolase family 5 protein; this encodes MIRTLFSKGKLLLLAAAVVSSTLLSSSQVSASTAYTGMRNISSQQIVNEMKVGWNLGNTLDATGGETNWGNPLTTKSMIDKIKEAGFNTVRIPITWDGHMGGSPNYIIDSNFMDRVEQVVNYALDNNMYVIINLHHENAWIKPFYANEAQTTAQLTKVWTQIANRFKAYGDYVVFETMNEPRPVGTPSEWTGGTAENRDVVNKFNLAAVNAIRSTGGNNTSRHIMIPTIAASASSIALDNLVFPNNDSRIIVSVHMYSPYLFAMDNAATSSWGTAQDKAALDAEFDAVYNKFVKNGRAVVIGEMGTINKNNTSVRASHAAYFAQSARARSMTPIWWDNNATTAWQSDTYGLFNRSALSWYFPEIAQAFVNGAGGVPGGNSTILFNFTSSSEGWTGANLAGGPWMVNEWSSNGSSSLKADVNLSGAAQYSLFSSTGQNLSGKSQLKAVVRHATWGNQGTGMNAKIYIKTGSSYTWNDGGSVQINSSTSGTVLTLNLSGITNLHDVREIGIQFITGANASGASSIYVDYVNVQ
- a CDS encoding cellulase family glycosylhydrolase, with amino-acid sequence MKTRRARKWTMICTLALSLIVPFVGGTPADAANGFYVSGSTLKDANGNNFVMRGVNNPHAWFDTQAYTALTTINNNKANTVRIVWSLSGSASRLQQIVDRCKELGLVAMIELHDATGSDDATKLNQLAQYFTRSDIKPILTNNEKYVLVNIANEWGSANLSDTGWRDAYKTAISTIRNAGIHNTIVVDASGWGQNSSPIKTQGKALLNHDPDHNILFSIHMYGSWNDASRIGNELQAIKNLGLAVIVGEFGYNYNNGNNNLGSQVNTQEVLNQAQAKEIGYLAWSWTGNDTANSWLDLVSSSDWQTFTPWGNLVFNGANGIKATAVKASVFNTVGSSIIYDFEGSNIQGWTGSNITGGPWSVTEWSSSGSASLKADINLGGGQFTLSRGAAHDFNGKQTLMAKVKHAGWGNFGSGLQAKLFIKTGSGYTWYDSGIVNINSSNTTTLTLNLAGVVNLHDVKEVGVQFISPVNSSGTTSIYLDSVVVQ